One window of Botrimarina mediterranea genomic DNA carries:
- a CDS encoding efflux RND transporter permease subunit produces the protein METIADLFVRHRNLVGWMLLAVTLTASVGHLLPAQTRHPLERYEDRPEIAPLTTTEKVQSRFNLASSDAFLIVESEDLFTPESIAATRRLVEAVEAIDFVQSVFWIDRVPILNVFGLADPLVPPADASAQAFRRAEERLRAHPLAGQLISDDGRSLLMPVVYDWLRLDDPAVATEAVLTTAREAAGPEIVSVRLTGRAPLFADQQAAFQRNQIVFQAIGYTLALVLSAIMFRGVAAVFVVAAAPCLGVFWTLGLVKLLGVPANPLAEIVMPVMLAMVGLTDGVHLLVQIRRRRAAGDGPIEAARDSIAKVGMACWLTSLTTAIGFGSLLLAKSDYVQDFGRVCMIGVFIAFVAVVTFVPWVCSTWMGRYVDRGHEHDVVGVGVEWLRALIDRMMRHRRKVSAISVAVTIALGIVSLRLTPDNRMKSAMPASSQSYSALEYADEHFGGVEFFRVEIDWPEGVASDDPSLLAAVRDVEALVAKEPLLSRPLSIRSMLASFPGDPQDFVTQATFLSLMPVELRSFFHDASQRRAVVSVRMQDRGIAVYTPVFDRLEAGFAELASSYPGFRFKLDGQPVLISRDLYQIVTDLRSSLGAASAIILVVLSLAYRSVRIGLVAVVPNLFPLVMTAAFLLWSGSPLDMSSVCAFVVCLGIAVDDTIHFLSRFKQELAVDGDVESAIRRSFIGVGAALVMTTVILCTGFGTMLWSELPGHRTFAAMAVSTIAAAVIGDLIALPALLACSHPQQRKVVG, from the coding sequence ATGGAGACTATCGCCGACCTGTTCGTGAGGCATCGGAACCTCGTCGGCTGGATGCTCCTGGCGGTGACCCTGACCGCGTCGGTCGGCCATCTGCTCCCCGCCCAAACGCGGCACCCGCTGGAGCGTTACGAGGACAGGCCCGAAATCGCCCCGCTGACAACGACCGAGAAGGTCCAGTCGCGATTCAACCTCGCTTCAAGCGACGCGTTTCTGATCGTTGAATCGGAGGACCTGTTCACTCCCGAGTCGATCGCCGCGACGCGACGCCTAGTCGAAGCGGTCGAAGCGATCGACTTCGTTCAGAGCGTCTTCTGGATCGACCGCGTGCCGATCCTCAACGTGTTCGGTCTGGCCGACCCGCTGGTCCCGCCGGCAGACGCCTCCGCTCAAGCGTTTCGCCGGGCCGAAGAACGGTTGCGAGCGCACCCTCTCGCCGGCCAGCTGATCTCGGACGACGGCCGGTCGCTGCTGATGCCCGTGGTCTACGATTGGCTACGTCTTGACGACCCCGCGGTGGCGACCGAGGCCGTCCTCACGACGGCCCGCGAAGCCGCCGGGCCGGAGATTGTCTCCGTTCGGCTGACCGGGCGCGCCCCGCTGTTCGCGGACCAACAAGCGGCGTTTCAACGCAATCAAATCGTCTTCCAGGCGATCGGCTACACCCTGGCGCTCGTTCTTTCAGCGATCATGTTTCGCGGCGTGGCCGCCGTGTTCGTCGTTGCCGCGGCGCCCTGCTTGGGCGTCTTCTGGACGCTCGGTCTGGTGAAGTTGCTCGGCGTCCCCGCCAACCCGCTGGCGGAGATCGTCATGCCCGTCATGCTGGCGATGGTCGGCTTGACGGACGGCGTCCATCTATTGGTGCAAATCCGACGCCGCCGCGCAGCCGGCGACGGTCCGATCGAAGCCGCCCGTGACTCCATCGCCAAAGTCGGCATGGCTTGCTGGCTGACCTCGCTCACCACCGCAATCGGCTTCGGGTCGCTGCTGCTCGCCAAGAGCGACTACGTGCAAGACTTCGGCCGGGTCTGCATGATCGGTGTGTTCATCGCCTTCGTCGCGGTGGTGACGTTCGTCCCTTGGGTCTGCAGCACCTGGATGGGGCGCTATGTCGACCGGGGCCACGAACACGACGTCGTCGGCGTTGGCGTGGAATGGTTGCGGGCATTGATCGATCGGATGATGCGTCACCGCCGGAAAGTCAGCGCCATCTCGGTAGCGGTCACGATCGCTTTGGGAATCGTGTCGCTCCGCCTGACGCCCGACAACCGCATGAAGTCCGCGATGCCCGCGTCGAGCCAGTCTTACTCGGCGCTGGAGTATGCGGACGAGCACTTCGGCGGCGTCGAGTTCTTTCGGGTCGAGATCGACTGGCCCGAGGGGGTGGCGAGCGACGACCCGAGCCTTCTCGCCGCGGTCCGCGACGTTGAAGCCTTGGTGGCCAAAGAGCCGCTCTTGAGTCGCCCCTTGTCGATTCGGTCGATGCTCGCATCGTTCCCTGGCGATCCGCAAGACTTCGTCACTCAGGCGACCTTCCTCTCGCTGATGCCTGTCGAATTGCGATCCTTCTTTCACGACGCGAGCCAGCGCCGGGCGGTGGTCTCCGTGCGGATGCAAGACCGCGGGATCGCGGTCTACACGCCGGTGTTCGACCGGCTCGAGGCGGGCTTCGCCGAGTTGGCGTCGAGCTACCCGGGCTTTCGCTTCAAACTCGACGGCCAGCCGGTCCTCATATCGCGCGACCTCTACCAGATTGTCACGGACTTGCGATCGAGCCTCGGCGCCGCCTCCGCCATCATCCTCGTGGTGCTGTCGTTGGCCTATCGCTCGGTAAGGATTGGCTTGGTGGCGGTGGTTCCCAATCTCTTCCCGCTGGTCATGACCGCGGCCTTCCTGCTTTGGAGCGGCAGCCCGCTCGACATGTCGAGCGTTTGCGCGTTCGTCGTGTGTTTGGGAATCGCGGTCGACGACACGATCCACTTCCTATCGCGATTCAAGCAAGAGCTCGCCGTCGATGGCGATGTCGAATCAGCGATCCGGCGGTCCTTCATCGGCGTCGGCGCCGCCCTGGTGATGACGACTGTCATCCTCTGCACCGGATTTGGCACGATGCTCTGGAGCGAGCTCCCCGGCCACCGCACCTTCGCCGCGATGGCGGTCTCGACCATCGCGGCCGCCGTCATCGGCGACCTGATCGCCCTGCCGGCGCTACTGGCGTGCAGCCATCCCCAACAGCGGAAGGTTGTCGGCTAA